aataacagtaatgataatgataatgataataataataataataataatagtaataacaataataatagtattaataatgataacagcaataataataataataataataataataataattataataataataatataaaaacaacaacaacaacaacaacaataataataataataataataataacgacaacaacaacaataacaacaataataataataataataataataataacgacaacaacaacaataacaacaataataataataataataataataataataataacgacaacaacaacaataacaacaataataataataataataataataataataataataataataataacggcaacaacaacaataataataatagtaatattaataatgataataataatgttgatgaccaTCAGTAAAATGTCATCTGTTATAGCATTTTATGGTCAAGGCAGTTAGATACACATTGCCAGGCAAttctataacgagagagagagagagagagagagagagagagagagagagagagagagagagagagagagagaaagagagcttcTGAATTGAATAATCAATAAAAGAATTCTTACACCTCCATCCAGTGACAGATATGAATCAGATGACAAGATCCGTCAAACTAATCGACGAACGTATGACGAGTTTGATATAAAACCATTTtccatttcataattttctatttagattTTGAACGATAACCAAATTGTCATTACTTTTTCGACTTATATTCCAACAATAACTACTTTCCTAAATTCGTTAGTGAATTAATGTTGATTAATTATAAAAAGGACGATAGTATACATTTTTCGTTTATCTTCGGATTAATAAAGGAATTTAGTTTAGTCCTAGCGCTGAGACAGAGCAGTTTTATTTCAATTCATTTAGTTGATATATCTtattctatttggtttctcttttGATATTACCCATTGGATGTTAACCCTGTGTCTAGCTCAAACCTATGTACATAAGAACAAAGACAAATATCAGGGGAGGGGAAAAATTTACGATATATTCAACCTTTTACAACTTACAGAGGTACAACATTACTTATGGATTAGGTTGGTCACAAGAATATGGAAATACTCATATTCACATAATAAATGCATCATTCCAAATCATCAGGTGCCAGAAATACACTTTACACGAATGAACTTATCTTTCATTTGATTGATACTTTGGATATGCGTTCAactcaaaattattttcaaatctgaAATTAGGAATAAGAAGATATAGAGGAATACAGGAGCttcaatttttatgattataaAGAAAAATGTCTTGTATCTGAAATTTTGACGTAGGACTTTTAGACTAGAATTTTTGCTCTCTCGCTTCCTCTTtcgttacacacacgcacacacacacacacacacacatatatatatatatatatatatatatacatatatatatatatacatatatatatatatatatatatatatatatacatatatatatgtatatatatatatacatatatatatatacatatatatatacatatatatatatatatatatatatatatatatatatatatcccctatatgataaagagcaagtgtctggctatttatATATGTCTTTCCGGTCACGGTCAGCAGCatcgccagacgtataactactcgggctTTCCTCAtccctagggtagggggagagggagtagtcataccctagtgagagagcgTGGGAAGGATTGAACCTGTGTGaatgcatgtgcatatctatctaaatattcagccgtcatttttggtGGGTCGCATatgctattatgtatatatatatatatatatatatatatatatatatatatatatacatatttatataaatatacatatatatacatatatataatatatatgtatatatacatacatacatatatacatatatatgcagtgtatatatatacactgtatatacatacagtgtgtatatatatacactgtatatatatatatatatatatatatatatatatatatatatgtgtgtgtgtgtgtgtgtgtgtgtgtatatatatatatgtatatatacacactatatatatacactgtatatatatatagatatatatatatgtatatatatatatatatatatatatatatatatatatatatatatatatgtgtgtgtgtgtgtgtgtgtgtgtgtgtgtttaaagttcACAGAGTTCAAACAAGATTATCTCTTCTGCTAAGTTTATTTCTTAAATAAAGGTTTCATAGAAATTCATTCGTCAAAAGTGTTACAGTgatgattgttattattgtcaGACTTTACTCTTATCACTACgaaattttattttacaaattgtcCCGAGTAAGATATGTCTGAAATCCATCTGATTTGAGCTGCTGGAAGAAGTATTTTTTCTTAAGCGTTCTAACGTCGTTTTTAATTGAATTGAAGTAAACTTTTTTTATCTTACAGATGTGAAAACTATTTGTCAAGTTGTTCAATAAATAAGTTTTTCGATCTGTTTCTACTATGGTAAGTTAACTAAGTTTAACATTGAGGATaagtaaaaatgataaattataagACCCCTTCATGATTATACGTGGCCCTTATCAATATTCTTAACAAATTTCATTCCACAAAATTACAGATAATTGAAGCACTGTTCCATCATTGTAACGAGAATAGATTCCAGCGACTTTATTAACGAAGTATCTGAGTGGCCGAGATTAAGATCCCATCTTAGAGGTGGGCGTGGCTATAGTGGTTCAGTTTTCGTGACGTCATCATgctaatatatgaataaatttattgtTTTCTCTTTGAAAACGGAATACTATACATTGCGGTAGCAGTATGACATGTTAGATACaaatgaaaatactgtatataataaccTTAGTAGATTTTGATAGCGAGTGCCTGTCATGAAAATGGTCAGTTGAGCAAGTCCTAGAAACTTTGAGAACCGCTTTGTTGTGTCGttgaccaatgagagagagagagagagagagagagagagagagagagagagagagagagagagagagtaggaagaaGTATGTGGTACCGTTTAGATCTCAGAACCTTGGAGGCCTTCGTCTAGTGAAGTTCTTAAGAATTTGATCATACCACGACCACATCTCTCTGGTTTCGAGACCTGCAGCTGATCTCAAGTATCACCCCCGAAGAACTTTATCAACCTCCATCGACAATTCTATGAATGAAACGGAGCAGAAAAGACTTTCGACTTAACATACACCAGTCTCCTGTGTTTCCCAGCCTCAAAGATGCTGTTCATGAAGTACTGGTGGGCCATCTTGTTAGTTGTAGCTCTCAGGTGGTTCACCCGGGTTAAGTCTCAGCACCTTGGAGAGAGCAAGGCCGACGGGGGAGGTCAACTGTTCCAAACTTCACTGAGGAATCGTCTCGTGCCGTTTTCGAAAAGCGAAGTTGATGGTCCAGAATCCTTATTCAACCAGGTAGAATCAATTAACTAATCCGtctatttgttcattattttatttaattattgctTCACTTATCTATTTATTAACTGCCCCATCTATCTACCCATGTAttcgtttattttttaatttatttaacaaTTTAACCGAGGAACTAACTGGTCTATTTTCTACTTCACGATTGGTGAAAGGTAGAAAGTGGAGATTATTCATGGAAGAAACGTTAGGCCTATTTACTTCTTAAAATAACTTCAGATGAGTGAGACAAAATAGAACCAAGAAAAGAAGACATGAAAAATATCAATCACTTGTTTTGGTAATCTGGGAAATCATATTACCCACAGAAtagttattttctttcttcactattTAGTTTATTTGCTCCTGATATTAAGCTGCGTATTGAAGCCATTTGTTAATGTTTCCATATTAAGAAAAAGATTTAACTTTGTAGTCTTATCAAAGGGAATTTAATAGAATTTTGTTCGTATGTTATAAGTACAGTAAGTCAAATgaatcctatcttttttttttttttgtgaaaatgtttattttgaagattttacgctgttaattataattctttttataggtaataataataataataatgataataataataataataataataataataataataataataataataataataataataattttaaacttaggTACTAAAAATCtagttatatatattgtatatttctaaaaaaaaaaaaaaaaaaaaaaagataaataaaataaaaaaaaaataaaaaaaaaagttttcgcacTTCTAACAAAGTTcttcttcagctgaagaataaagAAAGTTTCAAAACGATTTAAAGTTACGCTAGAAAACATGACAATTACAAGATAAAAGTAATTAAACTTAAAGTAGAAGTTGAAGCTAAAACATAAGATTaatataactggatttttaatacCTAAGATTGTTACAcctggcatggtgttttattcaaaataataataataataataataataataataataataataataataataataataataataataataataataataataattctgaagtaGACTCCCTTTTAAACAAGCTTTATTGAAAGTAATAACTGCTTCAGTGGCGtaaattttacaaaagaaaaagttcattacaaaattaacaccactgaggcagaaattgctttcaataataataataaattcctttcCTCTTCCAGGCCCTTGTCTCTACGGGAGGTCTTCTGCAAAAATTAGCCGAAAATTACTTTGGGTCCTGTTCGCTGACCCTATTCTACGAGGCCTCCACCTCTGACCTGGCCCTTCGGCTGCGCCTCACTCTTGCCAGATGGGGAGTCAAGGTAATTGCTTTATAGAACTTCTAAGAAAGAAATTGATTAGAATTGGTAGTAATTGAATTTATATAGGTGATTATATAAGTGTAAAGTATAGCATTGCGAAATATAAATTATTGGGTTTATTTTAGATAAGTAACTAGTATATGAACGAAATTTCTCTCagaaaataattattgaataaaagTCTTGAAAAAATAAAAGACTCATACATATATAATTCTTTAGAGGGGATATCAAAGTAGTAGTCATGCAAGTAGGAaaacagataaacaaataaaaaaagaaattaagataaaaCCAACTAAAGTGTTGTAGATCACGGCTTATTATCGCTAGGTCCAGGGATCGCTCCCAGCTAACCACCTAATTGCCTACTTATAGCTGGGTACGATCCTGAGGTAGCATCAAGAAAATCAAGAAAAGAGAGTATCGGGAACTTTTAATGAAAtggttaaagaaataaagaaatagataaagagTTTAGTATCTATTTATGTAATTCAATGATAGAACTAATCTAGAAATTTTCTGTAAAAAGCTAACACTTCAGAGGGATGATCAAAGTAACATAATCGaaataggtttattattattattattattattattattattattattattattattattattattattattattattattattattattattattattattgcctctgTCAAGAAGGTTATAAACttaagtcagtttatttatttatttatttatttattcatttatttgactgTGTCTGTGAACacaattacgtcaaaactactcgacggattttgacgaaaatttcaccacagatagatcttaggtcacggacAACCCCAtttgattttggagatgatccggatctggattctagatctggatttacttttttcaccattttaaagatgacattcaaacaaattgacggattttgacgaaatttccaccacagatagatcttaggtcacggacAACCCCAtttgattttggagatgatccggatctggattctagatctggatttacttttttcaccattttaaagatgacattcaaacaaattgacggattttgacgaaattttcaccacagatagatcttaggtcacggacAACCCCAtttgattttggagatgatccggatctggattctagatctggatttacttttttcaccattttaaagatgacattcaaacaaattgacggattttgacgaaatttccaccacagatagatcttaggccatagacgactccattaacctttggcgtaggtcaaaattctctgattgctcctttattattattattattattattattattataacgttgTAATGCCGACGTTGAGAACCATCGGGTAATGGATTAAGGTTTCTACCATACTTTTTGCGTGTTTATGTTAGTTTCATGCTGAAGATTATGTTCTAGTTAGCTAATAAACAATATCGCCAATCTGTCTTCAAAACGTTTGTTTAGGAGATAATGGAACGCGAATTCTATATTTGTTTTTACTTATTGAACAGTGCCGACTAAAAATGCGCTAGATGttttaaatattcttattcttTATACTTGCCGTTAATGCTAACCGTTGTTAATTTTTCGATAAACCTTTGTTAAAAAGTTTTATGATTGTGTTAATAAAATCAAagattttttgtgtgtgtattcgcTACcatattatagaaaataaataaaagtccTTTGAGTAAATGTATGAAGGAATAGCTAGATCAACTTTCCTGTAAGGAAGTAGAGTGTGGCTGCTAAAATGTGCAAGAGAAAAATAATGTTGACGTTATAGATATTCATTGTTCACGCATATGCCTGATTATTGTAATGAAAGAATAAGAGATGTCTAGATACACTGATGGAGTTATGAAAGTGTGAATAAGAGTTGTTTTAAGTAATCCagtcatgtagagagaatggaggaTGGTAATGTGGTAAAATATTGTACAATTCAGTTTGTTGGGAGGGAGAAGGACAGGGATACCTAGAAAGAGATGGATAGATGGAGTAAAATACGTGTTAGAAAGGAAGATCTTCAACATCCAGAAATCGATAGAGTTAATCCAAGATGAATGTGGGTTGCTAGGTCCTTAAATAAGGACCTTGGTGTACAGAGGACTAGCCGAGCTGCTGATGAGCGGCCTTTGCAAACGTAGCCTATGAAGCAGTTAGCACTGTAGGAATTCTCTGAACGATGATTTATCCACGTTCCGGTAATTTAAGCGTTACTTTGCTAATGACTGGTTTTCTGGGGTGGCACGAACTGGTGGGAAAAACTCCTTATGTCTGAACACAAGTCCCTATCTTGCCCAGACacgaattaaaagaaataaaaagcgtaGTGTCAAAAAgcaaattcaattctaagtacgagtTTCGTTTCATGTTTTCGTAATGTTTTTCCTTGAATTGATCGATATCGCTTGATTCTAAATTGAAAGTTTTGTATGTAAACTTGCATACTTTCTTTGAATTAATTTATGTTTATCTACATTTAAGTATCCTTCTCTGCTGTTTCTCCTATCTCCTGATTCATATTCTAAATTTGGGATGCACAACTAGCGGTCCTCGAATCTATTGTAAAATCGTCAAAATTCACCCaacaataaaacacacacatatttatatttatgtatatatatttatatatacatataatatatatatatacatatatatatatatatatatatatatatatatatatatattattattattattattattattatattcagccTGTATATTAATTCTTTTAGATCATAACTTAAAATCAAGTGTTCAAGAagaaaaccaaattaaaacaagtTGCCTTCTATGCAGTCAGATAGGTATAGACCTAGGCTACTTTCTACAGTAGAAGCCTAATGAAGATATGTAAGAGATAACTGACATAATTAGGCAACTTAAAAAAGATGTATTCTACTTGTTGCTTAAAAACGCTCTTCATATAAAGAGTTTTAGAATATCGGTTTGAATCGCATAATATTGCAACGTCGTATTGTTGATTTGTCGAGTGAAACATTCGaaggagagagataaaaaaatgtTGTACTTCTTCCTAATCACTGATAAATCTATTGatgtttgtatttgtatgtagTGTATCTGAGGAATTTTATGATGATGAGGAACTTTTAGGGCTCAGTTCATTGAAAGGGCAGGCAAATGGGAGTgacttacctattattattattattattatcattattattattatcatcattattattacaagccatgctataacgctagttagaaaagcaagatgcaataagccaaaaggctccaacagagaaaaataggaaTTTTAGAATAAATCTCAGTACTTGAGTTAGATTTGGACAAGTTAGTAGGTACATCAACTAAATGGACTCATGCAATGATAGGTAGGCAGAATGGATTGGTGAAGCTATTAATTGAGTACCTTGGGGAACGATAATATGGATTGAAACAGTTTCATTGCATAATATATTGATAAAACTTGTGTTGAAAATAACTAACATTTTATCATGCATTGAAAGTTGTTTCTGTAATCAATTGCATCAAGACACATTCAGCTTAACTCCATCGACAATTTAATCAATTTATTGATGAAATTGAAGTAGAATAGAGCGTCATGATTTAGTGTCTTTCACTCATTAAAGGTGgctaaacaaagaaatatatagcaAAGATTTATTAATTTTCTCAATGAATTCGAGATATCtctcaatgaaaaagaaaaagatagtaCCAGAACTGGAAAATGTTGGGTGGCTCTTTGATTTGTCATTTCTTGTGGATTTCGCAATTCGCTTAAATAACTTGAATCACAAACATCAGGGGAATAACCAACTTATTTCTCAGCTATATGATAGTTTtttaacaaaaactaaaattgtttcagTCACAGATAGTTAAAGAAGAGTTGGTACACTTTCAAAACTACAAAGCTATGTGTCAGAAACAGAGTATGCAACAGACTTAAATACTATGCAATAGAATTGAGAAAATATATGAAGGCCAATGATAGCCGATTTGAGGATCTCAAGAAAGAAGTTAATGATTTGATAATGTTCAGCAATACATTTTTGGATCTCCTGATATAGCGAAATTCGAATATATGTTTGAGAAACAAAGCTGCTATTTGTGCAATCCTATTTGACTCTACCTACatgtgaacaaacatttagtcTACCCAACCATAACAACCAAAAAATTCAAAGTAGGCTAAGTGATTAAGTTTTGTACTTTGTTTCAAGACTAGTCCCACAAATTTCACCTTAACATGAAAATCTCAGTGAAACTGTTTATTTACccttaaacatataattatattttatgtcaAATCTAGTGGCCTACGATTAGGTATATGTTAACAATGTGGCCAGACTACTCTAATAGGTTGTGTTCCCTTGTTCTAAATCCTCCCGAATGCTAGGTTATAATATGATAACTCCAACACATAACAAATTTACTATATCATATTTAAGTTAACATCTTAATTTAATATAGATTAATTGCCTGATTATCCCAATATctcatagcttttttttttatttcttgttagcACGGGCTCTTGATCAACAAATCTCACGTATAAGCTTTTAATGTTTATTAGCTTGACATCCGATTTTCCCCCGAACATTATCTTTATTCCCCTAAAGTAAAATCATATTAATCCTATATAGTAGTAAGATAATAAATCAATAGACATTAGGACTACACGTTAATACAATTTTTGGATAAAAGAAACATTAGTAAAATTTGACTATTCATTATAAGCGACAGTGAACTTACTCCTTACTTTTTCTTTCAACAGATGCACTTCTTGGGAAAAGATGTTCTCACTCGAGAAAACACTTGGGCTCGATCTATCTGTGACGGGTACTTCTTCTTGATCACTGAAGGCAGAGCCTTGGTCGAACACGCCTCCACAGACCACTTCAGAAGCGTCCCTTATGATACTGATTTCTTGCCGCCATCTTTGTGGAACTACAAGGCTTACTACGTCATCCTTCTCTTGGATCCTACGGGACCAAAGCCGAAGGAACTGATGGAACTCTTCAATTTTAGGAAGACGGAAAAAGTGGCCGTTTTGCAGCCAAGTCAAGAAGAGGTGAAGATATGGACACACGTCCTCTACACTGAAGAGATTGGATTCGAGGTTGTGGACACTTGGTCCCAAGGGAAACTCCACCACGGCAATGTCTTCCCGAGAAAGTTCGACAATTTCCATGGGGCCAAAGTTCGCGTTGCCACATTTGAGTTGGAACCCTTTATCGTCTATGCTAAAGATGACAACGGTAACTTTATCGGGAGAATTGGCGTGGACATGCAGGTCATCGACGGGCTGTCGAAGGCAAAAAACTTCACAGTCGATTTCTACGAGGTCAGTGACGACGAGAAGTGGGGGAACAAGCATCCAGATGGTTCATGGGATGGCCTCATGGGCCAGGTGTTTGGCGAGCTTTCTGACATTGCCGTGTGCAATGTATTCATCGATGGGCCCAGATGGGGTCTGATTGATTACTCCTACCCGTACAATTATATGCCGGCCTGTTTCGTGGCCCCATCCCCAAAGCCCTTGCCCAACTGGCAGTCTCCTACTTTACCATTTGCTTGGAGTACTTGGATTTCTATTGGGCTGGCCATCATGGCCGGAGGTTTGTTGCTTTACCCATTTTCAAGGTTTGGTGAGAAGGAGGAGTCGACAGAATTCAAGAGCCTCTCTTACAATTACCTCTATGTACTCGGTTCTTTAACTGCAAGAACTGTCTACATATCGCCCAAGTATATTCCTTCTCGCCTCTACATCGGCTTCTTCTGGGTATCTTCTCTGATCGTTTCCACTGCATATTCGGCTAACTTGGTGGCCTTTCTGTCCGTTGTACAGATCCAACCTCCCATTCAAACACTGAAACAGTTGGTCGACAGTGGTTTAAGAATCAGCGGAAATTCCATTTGGAAAAGCCTCTTCCAGATGTCGACGGACAAAGCTGTTCTGGACCTCGTGCCCAAGATGGAACTGGACGCTGACTATCACACCATCCTGGACAGGGTCCAAGCGGGTGAGTTCGCCTTCATCCAGAACAAGCAATTTCTCGAACTGAACAGGGACGCGAGATATAGCTACGGTGGGCGAGCATCGATTCGAATCGTCGAAGAGTGCTTCATGAACTATAACGTAGCTCTGACTTTGCCGAGGAATTCTCCACTCACGGACAACCTGGCGAAAACTCTCATGAACATTTTCG
This DNA window, taken from Palaemon carinicauda isolate YSFRI2023 chromosome 10, ASM3689809v2, whole genome shotgun sequence, encodes the following:
- the LOC137648200 gene encoding ionotropic receptor 21a-like codes for the protein MTKLSINMEEMKIKVCNIDENEDDIIANIMENNEWLNDMCENEEDLKLTRKFKSRQSASKMLFMKYWWAILLVVALRWFTRVKSQHLGESKADGGGQLFQTSLRNRLVPFSKSEVDGPESLFNQALVSTGGLLQKLAENYFGSCSLTLFYEASTSDLALRLRLTLARWGVKMHFLGKDVLTRENTWARSICDGYFFLITEGRALVEHASTDHFRSVPYDTDFLPPSLWNYKAYYVILLLDPTGPKPKELMELFNFRKTEKVAVLQPSQEEVKIWTHVLYTEEIGFEVVDTWSQGKLHHGNVFPRKFDNFHGAKVRVATFELEPFIVYAKDDNGNFIGRIGVDMQVIDGLSKAKNFTVDFYEVSDDEKWGNKHPDGSWDGLMGQVFGELSDIAVCNVFIDGPRWGLIDYSYPYNYMPACFVAPSPKPLPNWQSPTLPFAWSTWISIGLAIMAGGLLLYPFSRFGEKEESTEFKSLSYNYLYVLGSLTARTVYISPKYIPSRLYIGFFWVSSLIVSTAYSANLVAFLSVVQIQPPIQTLKQLVDSGLRISGNSIWKSLFQMSTDKAVLDLVPKMELDADYHTILDRVQAGEFAFIQNKQFLELNRDARYSYGGRASIRIVEECFMNYNVALTLPRNSPLTDNLAKTLMNIFESGLLNKWKDEVVNYVHRRYKKMNAQTVIEVSRIRPLEISHVQGIFFILGIGYLLSILILAVEVITRPKKKDKDFY